Proteins co-encoded in one Streptomyces sp. NBC_01237 genomic window:
- a CDS encoding acyltransferase family protein, whose protein sequence is MNANGVAASAQRTKRVGRLDGIRALCALGVAAVHTSFSAGVMGAYTAPPGNEALATFLAGMRPLALGPFFVLSGLLLYRPFARWSLAGTRRPKIGPFFAKRLARLWPAYILVALVCVFLLNYNAIDGPWYVLRPVLMLQVYDYTWIAGMDPAWTVPAEMQYYLALPLLAALMHWLARGTDDPVRKARRMLIPPVIITIGSAVWTWWIHRPEMGPYPQQYWWPLAVGGAFVLGMVMAILQVLAELRPDDKPSLYRLAAAHPLLLWGVGLVIYAVNCTQPFGRPGYGDYEGVGLAITQYFLLLLFSFVIVMPLAIPEAKSRVIDAIVGNPVVRYLGRISYGIYLWHFAVMYFWFETGSVFGTEPALMNQLRGTIGFPELMTAVLVGSVLAASLSHYLVERPIVNAVGRWAQRKDPAPARPAPQGEATDPAAKDTHVLAGPR, encoded by the coding sequence GTGAATGCCAACGGGGTCGCGGCGTCGGCCCAAAGGACCAAACGTGTCGGCCGACTCGACGGCATCCGCGCGCTGTGTGCCCTCGGAGTGGCGGCCGTGCACACGTCGTTCAGCGCCGGGGTCATGGGCGCCTACACCGCTCCGCCCGGCAACGAGGCGCTGGCCACCTTCCTGGCGGGAATGCGTCCGCTGGCACTGGGGCCCTTCTTCGTCCTGTCGGGCCTGCTGCTCTACCGCCCGTTCGCCCGCTGGTCCCTGGCGGGCACACGCCGGCCGAAGATCGGTCCCTTCTTCGCCAAGCGCCTGGCCCGGCTGTGGCCCGCCTACATCCTGGTCGCACTGGTCTGCGTCTTCCTGCTGAACTACAACGCCATCGACGGACCCTGGTACGTCCTGCGGCCGGTCCTCATGCTCCAGGTCTACGACTACACGTGGATCGCCGGCATGGACCCGGCCTGGACCGTGCCCGCCGAGATGCAGTACTACCTCGCGCTCCCGCTGCTGGCCGCGCTCATGCACTGGCTGGCCCGCGGCACCGACGACCCGGTCCGCAAGGCCCGCCGGATGCTGATCCCCCCGGTGATCATCACGATCGGCTCCGCCGTCTGGACCTGGTGGATCCACCGTCCCGAGATGGGGCCCTACCCGCAGCAGTACTGGTGGCCGCTGGCCGTGGGCGGTGCCTTCGTCCTCGGTATGGTCATGGCCATCCTCCAGGTCCTCGCGGAGCTCCGGCCGGACGACAAGCCCTCCCTCTACCGTCTCGCCGCCGCCCACCCGCTGCTGCTGTGGGGAGTCGGCCTCGTCATCTACGCGGTCAACTGCACCCAGCCGTTCGGCCGTCCCGGCTACGGGGACTACGAGGGCGTGGGGCTCGCCATCACCCAGTACTTCCTGCTCCTGCTGTTCTCCTTCGTGATCGTCATGCCGCTGGCGATACCCGAGGCCAAGTCGCGGGTCATCGACGCCATCGTGGGCAACCCGGTGGTGCGCTACCTCGGCCGCATCTCCTACGGCATCTACCTCTGGCACTTCGCGGTCATGTACTTCTGGTTCGAGACGGGCAGCGTCTTCGGCACCGAACCCGCGCTGATGAACCAGCTGCGCGGCACGATCGGCTTCCCCGAGCTGATGACCGCCGTCCTCGTCGGCAGCGTCCTGGCGGCGAGTCTCAGCCACTACCTCGTCGAGCGTCCCATCGTGAACGCCGTCGGCAGGTGGGCGCAGCGCAAGGACCCGGCACCGGCACGACCGGCTCCGCAGGGCGAGGCCACCGACCCGGCGGCGAAGGACACCCACGTCCTGGCAGGTCCGCGGTAG
- a CDS encoding MMPL family transporter, which produces MRAWLERSAAVPGGRRGKWIVLAGWVIAVMAFGALAGKLAEVQDTSANAFLPRGAESAQVNTELEKFRTDDLMAAVAVYSSDAPLTDAVRTKVESDRAAFAKIAVEGQKVNPAVASKDGKALMLVVPLSGEDQEVLAGKVEELRTVAAAQAPPGIDTEIGGPAGATTDAFNVFDTLDGTLMMATALVVIILLLLTYRSPVLWLFPVLAVGFAAVLTQAGTYLFAKYGGLQVDPQSSGVLMVLVFGVGTDYALLLIARYREELHRHEDRHEAMQIALRRSGPAILASAGTVTIGLACLGLADINSSRSMGLVGAIGIIFGFLAMVTILPALLVIAGRWVFWPLVPKEGAPQRSANSAWQRVGNAVARRPRRSWLMSLGVTVVLAVSAFGVNMGLTQSEWFQDKPESVVAQESLSKHFPSGASDPAHVVARTSEVDAVTEAARKTEGVVDVSVAARTPDGDLTQLAVVLKGAPDSEAAKDAVEALRANTDALVGGTAAQTLDKETSTVRDLWVVVPAVLIVIMLVLIWLLRSFVAPLVLLATVVVSYFAAFGASSLLFQHVMGYSGMDWSIPLLGFVFLVALGVDYNIFLMHRVKEESALRGHTQGVIAGLNSTGGVITSAGLVLAATFAVFAVLPLVSMAQMGVIVGVGVLIDTFLVRTILVPALALDLGARRFWWPARPAPDSGSGTGSETDTGERKLESV; this is translated from the coding sequence ATGCGAGCTTGGCTCGAGCGAAGCGCCGCTGTGCCCGGCGGCCGACGCGGCAAGTGGATTGTTCTCGCCGGCTGGGTGATCGCTGTCATGGCGTTCGGCGCGCTGGCCGGAAAACTGGCAGAGGTCCAGGACACCAGCGCGAATGCCTTCCTGCCGCGCGGTGCGGAGTCCGCGCAGGTCAACACCGAGCTGGAGAAGTTCCGGACCGACGACCTCATGGCGGCGGTCGCCGTCTACAGCAGTGACGCGCCCTTGACCGACGCCGTCCGGACCAAGGTCGAGTCCGACCGTGCCGCCTTCGCGAAGATCGCCGTGGAGGGCCAGAAGGTCAACCCCGCGGTGGCCTCGAAGGACGGCAAGGCACTGATGCTCGTCGTCCCGCTGTCCGGTGAGGACCAGGAAGTCCTCGCCGGAAAGGTCGAGGAGCTGCGCACCGTCGCGGCCGCGCAGGCCCCGCCCGGCATCGACACGGAGATCGGCGGCCCCGCCGGTGCCACGACCGATGCCTTCAATGTCTTCGACACCCTCGACGGCACCCTGATGATGGCCACCGCTCTGGTGGTCATCATCCTGCTGCTGCTCACCTACCGCAGCCCGGTCCTGTGGCTGTTCCCCGTTCTCGCGGTCGGCTTCGCCGCCGTGCTCACCCAGGCGGGCACCTACCTGTTCGCCAAGTACGGAGGGCTCCAGGTCGACCCACAGAGTTCGGGCGTCCTCATGGTGCTGGTCTTCGGTGTCGGCACCGACTACGCCCTGCTGCTGATCGCCCGCTACCGGGAGGAACTGCACCGGCACGAGGACCGGCACGAGGCCATGCAGATCGCCCTGCGCCGCTCGGGCCCCGCGATTCTCGCCTCCGCGGGCACCGTCACCATCGGCCTGGCATGCCTCGGACTGGCCGACATCAACTCCTCCCGCTCGATGGGGCTGGTCGGAGCCATCGGCATCATCTTCGGGTTCCTCGCGATGGTCACGATCCTTCCGGCGCTGCTCGTCATCGCGGGCCGCTGGGTGTTCTGGCCGCTGGTACCGAAGGAGGGCGCGCCCCAGCGCAGCGCCAACTCGGCCTGGCAGCGAGTGGGCAACGCGGTCGCCCGCCGTCCGCGCCGTTCCTGGCTGATGTCGCTGGGCGTCACCGTGGTGCTCGCCGTGAGCGCCTTCGGCGTCAACATGGGCCTCACCCAGTCGGAGTGGTTCCAGGACAAGCCGGAATCGGTGGTCGCCCAGGAATCCCTCTCGAAGCACTTCCCCTCCGGAGCCTCCGACCCGGCCCATGTCGTCGCCAGGACGTCCGAGGTGGACGCCGTGACCGAGGCCGCACGCAAGACGGAGGGCGTCGTCGACGTCTCGGTGGCCGCACGGACGCCGGACGGTGACCTGACCCAGCTGGCCGTCGTGCTCAAGGGCGCGCCGGACAGCGAAGCCGCCAAGGACGCCGTCGAGGCGCTGCGGGCGAACACCGACGCACTCGTGGGAGGCACCGCGGCCCAGACCCTCGACAAGGAGACCTCGACCGTACGCGACCTGTGGGTCGTCGTCCCCGCGGTCCTGATCGTCATCATGCTCGTCCTGATCTGGCTGCTGCGCTCGTTCGTCGCACCGCTGGTGCTGCTGGCCACCGTCGTCGTCTCGTACTTCGCGGCGTTCGGCGCCTCCAGCCTGCTGTTCCAGCACGTCATGGGCTACTCCGGGATGGACTGGTCGATCCCGTTGCTCGGCTTCGTCTTCCTGGTGGCCCTCGGCGTGGACTACAACATCTTCCTGATGCACCGGGTGAAGGAGGAGTCGGCACTGCGCGGCCACACCCAGGGGGTCATCGCCGGTCTGAACAGCACCGGCGGTGTCATCACCTCGGCCGGGCTCGTCCTGGCGGCGACGTTCGCCGTGTTCGCCGTACTGCCGTTGGTGTCCATGGCCCAGATGGGCGTGATCGTGGGCGTCGGCGTCCTGATCGACACGTTCCTGGTCCGCACCATCCTGGTCCCGGCGCTCGCCCTCGACCTGGGGGCCCGCCGGTTCTGGTGGCCCGCACGTCCGGCCCCGGACAGCGGGTCCGGCACCGGCAGCGAGACCGACACCGGTGAGCGCAAGCTGGAGAGCGTCTGA
- a CDS encoding alpha/beta fold hydrolase gives MKTVKSADGTTIAYDRTGSGESLILIGGSFSERSHPTMTQLAEELSQHFTVYNYDRRGRGDSGDADTYAVEREIEDLAALITEAGGSAKVFGLSAGGALALKATASGLAVTKVAVYDPPYMINGAGPQPPADLTEKLVELSAENRGDAVEFFMVNGMGAPAEAVAGMRHAPFWSGLEALAHTLPYDTAIMGDFSLPAEELASVKAPAFIVHGADADQWLQQSANAVAETVPDATCHALPGQGIAVEPAVLAPELKNFFAN, from the coding sequence ATGAAAACTGTCAAGTCGGCCGACGGTACGACCATCGCCTACGACCGCACCGGGAGCGGGGAATCGCTGATTCTCATCGGGGGTTCGTTCAGCGAGCGCTCGCACCCGACCATGACGCAGCTGGCAGAGGAGCTCTCCCAGCACTTCACCGTCTACAACTACGACCGCCGCGGCCGGGGCGACAGCGGTGACGCCGACACCTACGCGGTCGAGCGGGAGATCGAGGACCTCGCCGCTCTCATCACCGAAGCCGGCGGTTCCGCCAAGGTGTTCGGCCTGTCCGCGGGCGGCGCCCTGGCGCTCAAGGCCACCGCGAGCGGTCTCGCCGTCACCAAGGTCGCCGTCTACGACCCGCCGTACATGATCAACGGGGCCGGCCCGCAGCCGCCGGCGGACCTCACCGAGAAGCTGGTCGAGCTCAGCGCCGAAAACCGCGGTGACGCCGTCGAGTTCTTCATGGTCAACGGCATGGGGGCACCGGCCGAGGCCGTCGCGGGCATGCGCCACGCCCCGTTCTGGTCCGGTCTGGAGGCGCTGGCACACACGCTGCCCTACGACACCGCGATCATGGGCGACTTCTCCCTGCCCGCCGAGGAGCTCGCCTCCGTCAAGGCTCCGGCGTTCATCGTCCACGGCGCCGACGCCGACCAGTGGCTGCAGCAGTCGGCGAACGCTGTCGCCGAAACCGTCCCCGACGCCACGTGCCACGCCCTGCCGGGCCAGGGCATCGCCGTCGAACCGGCCGTCCTCGCTCCCGAGCTGAAGAACTTCTTCGCGAACTGA